ACTTTGCTGTAACCCTAGCGATGTGCTAGAAAGCTGAGCTTAGCTAGATAAATTATAGTTTTATTAATTGAAAAATAATATTAAAAATAGTATACTTTTTGTAATAACTTAGTTGTAGGAGGAAAAATGAAAAAAAATTCAAATATAATAGAAAAAATAGAAGCTCCTGGTTGGGATGCTATTGTAGCTACTTTTGAAAAAATATACCCAACTCAAAAAGAGCCTTTACACTATGCTCCAATGCTTTCTTGGCGTCTTGGTGGAGAAGATCCATTAGATGGAATAAGTGTATATGATGGTGGAGATTATTTTCATTTTGTAACTTTTGGTTTTTCTGAACTTTATGAAAAAGAATCTGAAGATTATGAATATAGTGGTTATGGCTTTGAACTTACATTAAAACTAAAAAAATCCTCTCTTATTAATAAAGATGATGAAATAGGTTGCATCTGTGGAATT
This is a stretch of genomic DNA from Fusobacterium varium. It encodes these proteins:
- a CDS encoding suppressor of fused domain protein, whose protein sequence is MKKNSNIIEKIEAPGWDAIVATFEKIYPTQKEPLHYAPMLSWRLGGEDPLDGISVYDGGDYFHFVTFGFSELYEKESEDYEYSGYGFELTLKLKKSSLINKDDEIGCICGILQSLAKISYEDGSIFQPYEYIYTGQKTGMDSRSKSNITGFITTLDEAGEISTPNGKVQFVQLIGVTDRELKQIIDEKISVEELVKKLGNTLTDYKRKSLF